One part of the Aspergillus fumigatus Af293 chromosome 7, whole genome shotgun sequence genome encodes these proteins:
- a CDS encoding SRR1 family protein has protein sequence MSLLSSTMSSLTSTIAMEEEQRITAEEKIRHILKVYALGQPLFPREVLQDLSRQIDQGRDEVYIADLDGVAQKHSLKVPTWCADWANSYRISYCSIQAMTTVNPFVPDEILRDQPPVAICYTRNDKKPENPLHEVRMAFDNQREVWQTSEACDALQKQLTTLSLSRPITKIVCFGLGTLGRLNTRSAARSHTQHAAVGTMVQALKARQDNGTEEIRCFAQDPAYDEVDIALLRSIDITPLDDPKGFLAVDESTLVFCVSPNVPVKQIIADVQWPAAMIWNTVRPSEPDVAKWEQRVRNGQVTWVCSSPYTTDPDSSRVRKMVSHYVQAPVVDMDDCLGDLTLYMR, from the exons ATGTCTCTTCTTTCATCCACTATGTCCTCTTTAACCAGCACTATAGCaatggaggaagaacagCGGATCACTGCAGAGGAGAAGATTCGCCATATTCTCAAGGTGTATGCCTTGGGACAGCCTCTCTTTCCTCGCGAGGTTCTTCAAGACCTCAGTCGTCAGATCGATCAGGGGCGTGATGAAGTGTACATTGCAGATCTGGATGGCGTTGCTCAGAAGCACAGCCTCAAGGTCCCAACCTGGTGTGCAGATTGGGC GAACTCGTACCGCATCTCCTACTGTAGCATCCAAGCTATGACCACCGTCAACCCTTTCGTGCCGGACGAGATCCTTCGTGATCAACCTCCCGTTGCGATCTGCTACACCAGGAACGACAAGAAGCCCGAGAATCCGCTGCATGAAGTGCGCATGGCATTCGACAACCAGCGCGAAGTGTGGCAGACTAGCGAGGCCTGCGACGCTCTTCAGAAGCAACTGACCACTCTGAGCCTCTCCCGTCCGATCACCAAGATTGTCTGCTTTGGCCTGGGCACCTTGGGCCGCTTGAACACCCGCAGTGCTGCACGGTCCCACACCCAGCACGCCGCCGTCGGAACCATGGTGCAAGCGCTGAAGGCAAGACAAGACAACGGAACCGAGGAAATCAGATGTTTTGCGCAGGATCCTGCATACGACGAGGTCGACATCGCACTACTTAGAAGCATCGACATCACCCCGCTGGACGATCCAAAGGGATTTCTTGCAGTCGACGAATCCACTCTCGTCTTTTGCGTCAGCCCCAACGTGCCGGTGAAGCAGATCATTGCCGATGTTCAGTGGCCCGCGGCGATGATTTGGAATACCGTCAGACCTTCCGAGCCAGACGTCGCAAAGTGGGAGCAGCGTGTGAGGAATGGTCAGGTAACCTGGGTCTG CTCTAGCCCCTACACCACCGATCCGGATTCCTCACGCGTCCGCAAGATGGTCAGCCATTACGTACAGGCTCCCGTTGTTGACATGGACGATTGTCTTGGCGACTTGACCCTCTATATGAGATGA